One window of Candidatus Zixiibacteriota bacterium genomic DNA carries:
- a CDS encoding deoxyguanosinetriphosphate triphosphohydrolase translates to MSLLGRVEIEAREERELAPYASLASASRGRVYPMAEHAYRTSFQRDRDRIVHCSAFRRMEYKTQVFLPHEGDHFRTRLTHTMEVAQISRTLARNLRLNEDLTEAIALVHDLGHTPFGHSGEEALNELMTGYGGFYHNLQSLRVVDLLEQRYPEHPGLNLSYEVREGIVKHESTHKSIPKEFSPELRPTLEASLVDIVDEIAYSAHDIDDGVRAGLISIDDLRDLSIWLSHPERIGPFDKSLRLSSLAPDQKRHALVRWLVDRLATDVLDETERQIENAEITDTDTLRRSTEKICRYSATTADRVKELKQFLGKRLYRHPTLIELSDRSRKILTTLYGKLSDAPERMPARFKEMLLTEEKEIVVADYIAGMTDRYAEKLSEELKV, encoded by the coding sequence ATGAGCCTGCTGGGACGAGTTGAAATTGAAGCGCGGGAGGAGCGGGAACTCGCACCTTACGCATCGCTGGCATCAGCATCACGCGGCAGAGTATATCCCATGGCAGAACATGCGTATAGGACTTCATTTCAACGCGACCGTGACAGGATTGTTCACTGTTCTGCCTTTCGGCGGATGGAATACAAGACACAGGTTTTTCTTCCCCATGAAGGGGATCATTTCCGTACAAGGCTCACGCATACAATGGAAGTCGCGCAAATTAGCCGCACCCTCGCGAGAAATTTACGGCTGAACGAAGACCTTACCGAAGCAATCGCGCTGGTGCATGATTTGGGCCATACCCCGTTTGGACATTCCGGCGAGGAAGCGTTAAATGAGCTTATGACCGGCTATGGCGGGTTTTATCATAATTTGCAGTCTTTGCGCGTTGTCGATCTGCTCGAGCAACGCTATCCTGAACATCCAGGACTCAATTTATCTTACGAGGTTCGTGAAGGAATTGTAAAGCACGAGAGCACGCATAAATCAATCCCAAAAGAATTCTCGCCGGAACTGCGGCCAACACTTGAAGCATCGCTTGTTGATATTGTCGACGAAATCGCCTACAGCGCCCACGATATAGACGATGGCGTCCGCGCCGGTCTTATTTCAATCGATGACCTTCGTGACCTCTCGATTTGGCTCTCGCACCCTGAACGAATTGGGCCCTTTGACAAGAGTCTGCGCCTGTCATCGCTCGCGCCTGACCAAAAACGTCACGCTCTGGTGCGTTGGCTTGTCGACAGGCTCGCAACCGATGTACTTGATGAAACCGAGCGGCAAATTGAAAACGCCGAAATTACTGATACTGATACGCTGAGACGGTCAACGGAAAAGATATGCCGATACTCCGCCACGACAGCTGACCGGGTGAAAGAGTTGAAACAGTTTCTTGGCAAACGGCTCTACCGGCATCCGACACTTATAGAACTGTCCGATCGCTCGCGGAAGATTCTGACAACCCTCTATGGCAAGCTCTCGGATGCGCCTGAGCGAATGCCTGCCCGGTTCAAAGAGATGCTTCTGACTGAAGAAAAGGAAATTGTCGTTGCTGATTATATCGCCGGGATGACCGATCGGTATGCAGAGAAATTATCTGAGGAGTTAAAGGTATAA